The genomic DNA CGGCTCGGGACTCCTCAGAGGAAGGTTCGGAAGAATGGCGGAGAGGGTGGGATTCGAACCCACGTGGCGCTGTTTAGGCGCCAACCCGCTTTCGAGGCGGGCCCGTTACGACCACTTCGGTACCTCTCCGCTCGGAAGGGCGGTATTCTAGCATGGCGTCTGTGAGCGCGTGGCAATTTGCCGACGCCGAGAACTCGGCTTGCGCAGTGCTATCGGAGGATGAGGAACATGATGCGACGAGGAGAGGGCATCTTCCAACTTCTTGGCCGGTCATGATATCATCAGGCCACGACGCGTCGAGAAACCTACTCGACGTGCCCGCCGGAATGGAGCGGTTTCACAGAAAGGCCGTTCAGAGTCGGCACATCTGCCTTGATCATAAGCCGATGAATATATAGCTTTTATTTCTCTGGCAAAAACCCTGGGAGTACTCGTGGTGTCGCGAATCCAGCAGCTACTCGGACAGGCCAGGGTGGTGCGCCGTCCATGCGATCTGGACCTGCTGACTTTCCTGCTTCGGCACCCTCGGGCGCTCCTCACCAGCAAAAGCATCGCGCGGTTTCTTGGGTACAGCGCCAAAGAGGTGGCGGCCTCCCTGGAGGCGCTCATCGAGGGCGGGTTCCTGGAGCGTTCTCCGACACCAGCCCATGCGGCGCGATTGTACGTCCTGGCGATGCCGGACCC from Candidatus Polarisedimenticolia bacterium includes the following:
- a CDS encoding MarR family transcriptional regulator; protein product: MSRIQQLLGQARVVRRPCDLDLLTFLLRHPRALLTSKSIARFLGYSAKEVAASLEALIEGGFLERSPTPAHAARLYVLAMPDPHGKSLLSLLKIASTSHGRQRVIRALKKPAAPARALPEARGSLGSVR